One Caulobacter segnis genomic window carries:
- a CDS encoding alpha/beta fold hydrolase — MKTLARGLATALLLIVVLATVGWLLMRRPDIPYATLEARYGYADSRYMDLPDGVRAHYRDLGPRDAPVIVLVHGFAASTHAWDGWAKPLSQDYRVVMLDLPGHGLTRTSDHYVFGPDSLEAAVDGVTRGLGLTRFTLVGHSMGGEVAWTYALDHADRVQRLVLIDAAGWPNEGLGGGMVFKFLSNPVGRRVLKEIEIRPLMTQALRSAYVDPKLVTPALVERYVALGRAPGHRDIMLGQRPRRVASAPDLSAVHVPTLIVFGQEDRVIPPADGQKFRQAIPGATLILYPGVGHVPMEQIPERSVSDLKAWLAAHPAK, encoded by the coding sequence ATGAAGACGCTGGCGCGCGGTCTGGCGACCGCTCTGTTGCTGATCGTCGTGCTGGCGACGGTCGGCTGGCTGCTGATGCGACGACCGGACATACCCTACGCAACGCTCGAAGCGCGGTATGGCTATGCGGATTCCCGTTACATGGACCTGCCGGACGGGGTGCGGGCCCACTATCGCGACCTTGGCCCGCGCGACGCGCCGGTCATTGTCCTGGTGCACGGCTTCGCGGCCTCGACCCATGCCTGGGACGGCTGGGCCAAGCCGCTGTCCCAGGACTATCGCGTGGTCATGCTGGACCTGCCGGGCCACGGCCTGACGCGCACCAGCGACCACTATGTGTTCGGCCCCGACAGCCTGGAGGCCGCGGTCGACGGCGTGACCCGGGGGCTGGGCCTGACACGCTTCACCCTGGTGGGCCACTCCATGGGCGGGGAGGTGGCCTGGACCTATGCGCTGGACCACGCCGACCGCGTCCAGCGCCTGGTCCTGATCGACGCCGCCGGCTGGCCGAACGAGGGCCTCGGCGGCGGCATGGTCTTCAAGTTCCTGTCCAATCCGGTCGGCCGACGGGTGCTGAAGGAGATCGAGATCCGGCCGCTGATGACCCAGGCCCTGCGCTCGGCCTATGTCGATCCCAAGCTGGTCACCCCGGCTCTGGTCGAGCGCTATGTCGCCCTGGGCCGGGCGCCTGGCCATCGCGACATCATGCTGGGCCAGCGCCCGCGGCGCGTGGCGTCCGCGCCAGACCTGTCGGCCGTCCACGTCCCGACCCTGATCGTCTTCGGCCAGGAGGACCGCGTCATCCCGCCGGCCGACGGCCAGAAGTTCCGCCAGGCCATACCGGGCGCGACCCTGATCCTCTATCCGGGCGTCGGCCATGTGCCGATGGAGCAGATCCCCGAGCGATCAGTCTCCGACCTGAAGGCTTGGCTGGCGGCCCATCCCGCCAAATAA
- a CDS encoding acetyl-CoA hydrolase/transferase family protein, with amino-acid sequence MSGSRIGLDSLRAKVMSAEDAAALIDPGSTVGMSGFTGSGYPKAVPMALASRIEAEHAAGNPFRLRVWTGASTGPELDGALAKADGIEFRLPYNSDPIARDKINRGEMDYFDMHLSQVAPMAWQGFLGPLDTAIIEVSGIRPDGSLIPSSSVGNNKTWIDRASKVILEVNRWQNPALEGMHDIYYGTALPPNRVPIPLVRPDDRIGEAYFRCDPSKVVAVVETDSPDRNLPFDAPGEDHRAIAGHLLEFFRHEVARGRLPASLLPLQSGVGNIANAVMSGLVDGPFDNLTAYTEVLQDGMLELMEAGKLLTASATAFSLSPQAAAALNADMARFRDRLVLRPQEISNHPEVIRRLGCIAMNGMIEADIHGAVNSTHLMGSRIQNGIGGSGDFARNAYVSIFMAPSTAKGGKISTIVPKAPHVDHINQDVQILVTEQGLADLRGLSPRQRAEVIIENCSHPDYRPALKDYLARARRDSYGQQSPTLLNEAFAWHQRFVETGDMRG; translated from the coding sequence ATGAGCGGATCGCGGATCGGATTGGACAGCCTGCGGGCCAAGGTGATGTCGGCGGAGGACGCCGCCGCCCTGATCGACCCCGGCAGCACGGTCGGCATGAGCGGCTTCACGGGTTCGGGCTATCCCAAGGCCGTGCCGATGGCCCTGGCCAGCCGGATCGAGGCCGAGCACGCGGCCGGCAATCCCTTCCGCCTGCGCGTCTGGACCGGCGCCTCGACGGGGCCCGAACTGGACGGGGCCCTGGCCAAGGCCGACGGCATAGAGTTCCGACTGCCCTACAACTCCGATCCGATCGCCCGCGACAAGATCAATCGCGGCGAGATGGACTATTTCGACATGCACCTCAGCCAAGTCGCGCCGATGGCCTGGCAGGGGTTCCTGGGTCCGCTGGACACGGCGATCATCGAGGTCAGCGGCATTCGGCCCGACGGTTCGCTGATCCCGTCCTCGTCGGTGGGCAACAACAAGACCTGGATCGACCGCGCCTCGAAGGTGATCCTCGAGGTGAACCGCTGGCAGAACCCGGCGCTGGAGGGGATGCACGACATCTACTACGGCACGGCCCTGCCGCCGAACCGGGTGCCGATCCCGCTGGTCCGCCCCGACGATCGCATCGGCGAGGCCTATTTCCGCTGCGATCCGAGCAAGGTGGTGGCGGTGGTCGAGACCGACTCCCCCGACCGCAACCTGCCGTTCGACGCCCCGGGCGAGGACCATCGCGCCATCGCCGGCCACCTGCTGGAGTTCTTCCGCCACGAGGTCGCGCGCGGCCGCCTGCCGGCCAGCCTGCTGCCGCTGCAGTCGGGCGTGGGCAACATCGCCAACGCGGTGATGTCGGGCCTGGTCGACGGGCCGTTCGACAACCTGACCGCCTATACCGAGGTGCTGCAGGACGGGATGCTGGAGCTGATGGAGGCCGGCAAGCTGCTGACCGCCTCGGCCACCGCCTTCTCGCTCAGCCCGCAGGCCGCCGCCGCCCTGAACGCCGACATGGCCCGCTTCCGCGACCGCCTGGTGCTGCGCCCGCAGGAGATCAGCAACCACCCCGAGGTGATCCGCCGCCTGGGCTGCATCGCCATGAACGGCATGATCGAAGCCGACATCCACGGGGCGGTGAACTCGACCCACCTGATGGGCTCGCGCATCCAGAACGGCATCGGCGGCAGCGGCGACTTCGCCCGCAACGCCTATGTCTCGATCTTCATGGCCCCCTCGACGGCCAAGGGCGGCAAGATCTCGACCATCGTGCCCAAGGCCCCGCACGTCGACCACATCAACCAGGACGTCCAGATCCTGGTCACCGAACAGGGCCTGGCCGACCTGCGCGGTCTGTCGCCCCGCCAGCGGGCCGAGGTCATCATCGAGAACTGCTCGCACCCGGACTACCGCCCGGCCCTCAAGGACTACCTGGCCCGCGCCCGCCGCGACTCCTACGGCCAGCAGTCCCCGACCCTGCTGAACGAGGCCTTCGCCTGGCACCAGCGGTTCGTCGAGACGGGGGACATGAGGGGCTAG
- a CDS encoding alpha/beta hydrolase family protein, producing the protein MTHSTLAATPAGPPSLEELLARPTALDAAITPDGGRLAVLRMDRSNGGRNAFVTLSDADKLNAPPTQVAIGDCEVEKIAWVNNERLLVWVLLDKDAKGKVAGRPWKGDVLTQITRRIISMDRSGQNLALLFANQTYALNTRRNLGSVVDLKSSDPNCILMQAWNSQHGAYALYRVNIVTGEAILQEMGAFSTDSWLTQDGVPVLRLDSTGSSVSVYARAPGETAWKFFRKFRRDEFDKLDGMDFLSVSDKPGVLYASIAGTETEDKASIRTFDVRTFGIGAPIGARPDFDVTGCVTDAEGRLVATRWVEDRVVYDFVDPDLAKHYRGVRAYFGNECNLSLVDFNTDKTRLVFLVSGPRHVLSYWFYDRRAAKLEPLAVDRPNLTQGRLARMDILKVRARDSLPITAYLSLPPGSGDAPTPLVVMPHGGPEARDAYRFDSMVQAFCAQGWSVLQVNFRGSAGYGRAFARGGLAHWGDLMQNDVEDALAAAIERTNIDQARIAICGISYGGYAALMGAVKTPERYRAVVSIAGDSDLFESLAMVREMEGADSLTYAYWKEQMGDPAKDRKLLATASPALQAQAIRAPVLLQHGALDGIVGVEQSRRMQRALKSAGRQVEYIEMPTEGHPMWKHPNHVQMVTRSVAHIAKAFA; encoded by the coding sequence TTGACGCATTCGACCCTCGCGGCGACGCCGGCGGGCCCACCCTCGCTGGAAGAGCTTCTGGCCCGCCCCACGGCGCTGGACGCGGCGATCACCCCGGACGGCGGCCGTCTCGCGGTGTTGCGCATGGACCGTTCCAATGGCGGCCGCAACGCCTTCGTCACACTCTCCGACGCCGACAAGCTGAACGCGCCGCCAACCCAGGTCGCTATCGGCGACTGCGAGGTCGAGAAGATCGCCTGGGTGAACAACGAGCGCCTGCTGGTCTGGGTGCTGCTGGACAAGGACGCCAAGGGCAAGGTGGCCGGCCGGCCCTGGAAAGGCGACGTCCTCACCCAGATCACCCGTCGGATCATCTCGATGGATCGCTCCGGCCAGAACCTGGCCCTGCTGTTCGCGAACCAGACCTACGCGCTGAACACCCGTCGCAATCTCGGCTCGGTCGTCGACCTTAAGAGCAGCGATCCCAACTGCATCCTGATGCAGGCCTGGAACAGCCAGCACGGCGCCTATGCGCTTTACCGGGTGAACATCGTCACGGGTGAAGCGATCTTGCAGGAAATGGGCGCCTTCAGCACCGACAGCTGGCTGACCCAGGACGGTGTCCCTGTTCTTCGGCTGGACTCCACCGGATCCTCGGTGTCGGTCTATGCCCGCGCCCCTGGCGAAACCGCCTGGAAATTCTTCCGGAAGTTCCGCCGGGACGAGTTCGACAAGCTGGACGGCATGGATTTCCTGTCGGTCAGCGACAAGCCGGGCGTCCTGTACGCCTCGATCGCCGGCACGGAGACCGAGGACAAGGCCTCGATTCGGACCTTCGACGTGCGGACCTTCGGCATCGGCGCTCCCATCGGCGCGCGGCCCGATTTCGACGTCACCGGCTGCGTAACCGACGCCGAGGGTCGCCTGGTCGCCACCCGCTGGGTCGAGGATCGCGTGGTCTACGATTTCGTCGATCCCGATCTCGCGAAGCACTATCGCGGCGTCCGCGCCTATTTCGGCAACGAGTGCAACCTGAGCCTGGTCGACTTCAACACCGACAAGACGCGCCTGGTCTTCCTGGTCAGCGGCCCCCGCCATGTCCTGTCATACTGGTTCTATGACCGCCGCGCCGCCAAGCTCGAGCCCCTCGCCGTCGATCGACCCAACCTGACCCAGGGCAGGCTGGCGCGCATGGACATCCTGAAGGTCCGCGCGCGCGACAGCCTGCCGATCACCGCCTATCTGAGCCTGCCTCCCGGCTCGGGCGATGCGCCGACGCCACTGGTGGTCATGCCCCATGGCGGTCCCGAGGCTCGCGACGCCTATCGTTTCGACTCCATGGTCCAGGCGTTTTGCGCCCAGGGCTGGAGCGTCCTGCAGGTGAACTTCCGGGGATCGGCGGGGTATGGCCGCGCCTTCGCCCGCGGTGGCCTCGCTCACTGGGGCGATCTGATGCAGAACGATGTCGAAGACGCCCTGGCGGCGGCGATCGAGCGCACCAACATCGACCAGGCCCGCATCGCGATTTGCGGCATCAGCTACGGTGGCTACGCGGCTCTGATGGGCGCGGTGAAAACCCCCGAACGGTACAGGGCGGTCGTCTCGATCGCCGGGGACTCCGATCTGTTCGAAAGCCTGGCGATGGTGCGCGAGATGGAGGGCGCGGACTCGTTGACCTACGCCTATTGGAAGGAGCAGATGGGCGATCCGGCCAAGGATCGGAAACTGCTCGCCACCGCCTCACCGGCCTTGCAGGCGCAGGCCATCCGGGCCCCGGTTCTGCTACAGCACGGGGCGCTGGACGGCATCGTCGGCGTTGAGCAGTCCCGGCGGATGCAACGCGCGCTCAAGTCCGCCGGACGGCAGGTCGAGTACATCGAGATGCCGACCGAGGGTCATCCCATGTGGAAGCATCCAAACCACGTCCAGATGGTGACCCGATCGGTCGCCCATATCGCCAAGGCTTTCGCCTAG
- a CDS encoding 2-hydroxyacid dehydrogenase: MAARKLKVIVTRKLPDPVETRMCELFDTELNVSDKPLTADELVDAMSRADVLVPTITDRIDSRLLSRSGDRLKLIANFGAGVDNIDVATANARGIIVTNTPGVLTEDTADLTMTLIMAASRRIVEGAEVVKAGGFHGWSPTWMLGRRLWGKRIGIIGMGRIGQAVARRAKAFGMQVHYHNRKPVSPRIAEELGCTYWESLDQMLARMDFISVNCPHTPATYHLLSARRLKLLRPHAVIVNTARGEVIDEGALANMLAKGEIAGAGLDVYEHEPAINPKLLKLPNVVLLPHMGSATVEGRIDMGEKVIVNVKTFMDGHRPPDRVIPSML; the protein is encoded by the coding sequence ATGGCCGCCCGCAAGCTCAAAGTCATCGTCACCCGCAAACTCCCCGATCCGGTGGAGACGCGGATGTGCGAACTGTTCGACACCGAACTGAACGTCTCCGACAAGCCCTTGACGGCCGATGAGCTGGTCGACGCCATGAGCCGCGCCGATGTGCTGGTGCCGACGATCACCGATCGTATCGACTCCCGCCTTCTGTCGCGATCCGGCGATCGGCTCAAGCTGATCGCGAATTTCGGCGCCGGCGTCGACAATATCGACGTCGCCACCGCCAACGCCCGCGGCATCATCGTCACCAACACGCCCGGCGTACTGACGGAAGACACCGCCGACCTGACCATGACCCTGATCATGGCCGCCTCGCGCCGGATCGTCGAAGGCGCCGAGGTGGTCAAGGCCGGCGGCTTCCATGGCTGGTCGCCGACCTGGATGCTGGGCCGCCGCCTGTGGGGCAAGCGCATCGGCATCATCGGCATGGGCCGCATCGGCCAAGCCGTGGCCCGCCGCGCCAAGGCCTTCGGCATGCAGGTGCACTATCACAACCGCAAGCCCGTCAGTCCCCGCATCGCCGAGGAACTGGGCTGCACCTACTGGGAAAGCCTGGACCAGATGCTGGCCCGGATGGACTTCATCTCGGTCAACTGCCCGCACACCCCGGCCACCTACCACCTGCTGTCGGCCCGCCGGCTGAAGCTGCTGCGACCGCACGCGGTGATCGTCAACACCGCCCGGGGCGAGGTGATCGACGAGGGGGCCCTTGCCAACATGCTGGCCAAGGGCGAGATCGCGGGCGCGGGCCTCGACGTCTACGAGCACGAGCCGGCCATCAATCCCAAGCTCCTGAAGCTGCCCAATGTCGTGCTGCTGCCCCACATGGGTTCGGCCACGGTCGAGGGCCGCATCGACATGGGTGAGAAGGTCATCGTCAACGTGAAGACCTTCATGGACGGCCACCGGCCTCCGGACCGCGTGATCCCGTCGATGCTGTAG
- a CDS encoding SH3 domain-containing protein: MPSKTEHRSYQKGLTPALVGIVSGLAALLGLCAGPAAADGPRITPSGLDVPRYVSLKYAEVNARNGPDEAHQLLWIYHAKGLPVQVVAETREWRRICDPEGGLAWVHKRTTDGRRSAMRVQASNLPLLSAPKADAKVSAYLKGRSIASLDKCEKGWCRLRADGSSGWAREADIWGADPAVQCRKG; this comes from the coding sequence ATGCCGTCGAAAACAGAACATCGTTCGTATCAAAAGGGTCTGACGCCCGCCCTGGTCGGAATTGTGTCCGGCCTGGCGGCGCTTTTGGGCCTGTGCGCCGGTCCGGCGGCGGCCGACGGACCCCGGATCACCCCGTCGGGCCTGGACGTGCCGCGCTACGTCTCGCTGAAATACGCCGAGGTCAACGCGCGCAACGGTCCGGACGAGGCCCACCAGCTGCTGTGGATCTACCACGCCAAGGGCCTGCCGGTGCAGGTGGTGGCCGAAACCCGCGAGTGGCGGCGGATCTGCGATCCCGAGGGCGGACTGGCCTGGGTGCACAAGCGCACGACCGACGGTCGCCGCTCGGCCATGCGGGTGCAGGCCAGCAACCTGCCGCTGCTGAGCGCGCCCAAGGCGGACGCCAAGGTCAGCGCCTATCTGAAGGGTCGTTCGATCGCCAGTCTCGACAAGTGCGAGAAGGGCTGGTGCCGCCTGCGGGCCGACGGATCGTCCGGCTGGGCCCGGGAAGCCGACATCTGGGGCGCCGATCCGGCCGTCCAGTGCCGCAAGGGATAG
- the fabA gene encoding 3-hydroxyacyl-[acyl-carrier-protein] dehydratase FabA, whose amino-acid sequence MQKNAYTFEELLACGRGELFGPGNAQLPAPPMLMFDRIVRIESDGGKYGKGYVEAEFDINPDLWFFGCHFIGDPVMPGCLGLDAMWQLVGFFLGWSGAPGRGRALGVGEVKFTGQVTPDVKKVVYKIDLKRVIMRKLVMGIGEGVLEADGKVIYETKDLKVGLFTAEQMAS is encoded by the coding sequence ATGCAGAAGAACGCCTATACCTTCGAAGAACTCCTGGCCTGCGGTCGCGGCGAACTTTTCGGCCCGGGCAACGCCCAGCTGCCGGCCCCGCCGATGCTGATGTTCGACCGGATCGTCCGGATCGAGTCGGATGGCGGCAAGTACGGCAAGGGCTATGTCGAGGCCGAGTTCGACATCAATCCGGACCTGTGGTTCTTCGGCTGCCATTTCATCGGCGACCCCGTCATGCCCGGCTGCCTGGGCCTGGACGCCATGTGGCAGCTGGTCGGCTTCTTCCTGGGCTGGTCGGGCGCGCCCGGCCGGGGCCGCGCCCTGGGCGTCGGCGAGGTCAAGTTCACCGGCCAGGTCACCCCGGACGTCAAGAAAGTCGTCTACAAGATCGACCTGAAGCGGGTCATCATGCGCAAGCTGGTCATGGGAATCGGCGAGGGCGTGTTGGAAGCCGATGGTAAGGTGATCTACGAAACCAAGGACCTGAAGGTCGGCCTGTTCACGGCCGAGCAGATGGCCTCTTGA
- the fabB gene encoding beta-ketoacyl-ACP synthase I, whose amino-acid sequence MRRVVVTGLGIVSSIGNNANEVLASLREAKSGVIFAPEYAERGFRCQVHAAPQIEWESMVDRRAARFLAPGTAYAHIAMEQAIADSGLEEGEISNERTGLIVGSGGPSTRVIVEAAATTMEKGPKRIGPFAVPKAMSSGPSAVLSTWFKIRGINYSISSACATSAHCIGAGAEQIQMGKQDIVFAGGCEELDWTLSNLFDAMGAMSTNFNDRPAVASRAYDKNRDGFVIAGGAGIVVLEEYEHAKARGAKIYGEVVGYAANSDGYDMVAPSGEGAARCMRIAMAEAGDRAIDYLNPHGTSTPVGDSKEMGAVREVFGDKPPMISSTKSLTGHSLGAAGAQEAIYSILMLNNGFAAESAHIDELDPEFADLPILRQRVDKPLNTVMSNSFGFGGTNGTLIFSRVD is encoded by the coding sequence ATGCGTCGCGTCGTCGTCACCGGACTGGGGATCGTCTCGTCCATCGGCAACAACGCCAATGAAGTCCTGGCGTCGCTGCGTGAAGCCAAGTCCGGCGTGATCTTCGCGCCGGAATACGCCGAGCGCGGCTTCCGCTGCCAGGTTCATGCCGCGCCCCAGATCGAGTGGGAGAGCATGGTCGACCGCCGCGCGGCGCGTTTCCTCGCGCCTGGCACGGCCTATGCCCACATCGCCATGGAGCAGGCGATCGCCGATTCCGGCCTGGAAGAGGGCGAGATCTCCAACGAGCGCACCGGCCTGATCGTCGGTTCGGGCGGCCCGTCCACCCGCGTCATCGTCGAGGCCGCCGCCACGACGATGGAGAAGGGCCCCAAGCGCATCGGCCCGTTCGCCGTGCCCAAGGCCATGAGCTCGGGCCCGTCGGCGGTGCTATCGACCTGGTTCAAGATCCGCGGGATCAACTATTCGATCAGCTCGGCCTGCGCGACCAGCGCCCACTGCATCGGCGCGGGCGCCGAGCAGATCCAGATGGGCAAGCAGGACATCGTCTTCGCCGGCGGCTGCGAGGAGCTGGATTGGACCCTGTCGAACCTGTTCGACGCCATGGGCGCCATGAGCACCAACTTCAACGACCGTCCGGCCGTGGCCAGCCGCGCCTACGACAAGAACCGCGACGGCTTCGTGATCGCCGGCGGCGCGGGGATCGTGGTCCTCGAGGAATACGAGCACGCCAAGGCGCGCGGGGCCAAGATCTACGGCGAGGTCGTGGGCTACGCGGCCAATTCCGACGGCTACGACATGGTCGCCCCGTCCGGCGAGGGCGCGGCGCGCTGCATGCGCATCGCCATGGCCGAGGCCGGCGACCGCGCGATCGACTATCTGAACCCGCACGGCACCTCGACGCCGGTCGGCGACAGCAAGGAGATGGGCGCGGTGCGCGAGGTGTTCGGCGACAAGCCGCCGATGATCTCGTCGACCAAGTCCCTGACCGGCCACAGCCTGGGCGCGGCCGGCGCGCAGGAGGCCATCTACTCGATCCTGATGCTCAACAACGGCTTCGCGGCCGAGAGCGCCCATATCGACGAGCTGGATCCCGAGTTCGCCGACCTGCCGATCCTGCGCCAGCGCGTCGACAAGCCGCTGAACACGGTGATGTCCAACAGCTTCGGCTTCGGCGGCACCAACGGCACGCTGATCTTCAGCCGCGTCGACTAG
- a CDS encoding enoyl-ACP reductase encodes MADDYAFPKGELMRGKKGLVMGVANHNSIAWGIASQLAAQGAEMAFTYQGEELERRVRPLAESIGVKTLIPADVTDDASMDAAFAKIEEVFGTIDFVVHSVAFANKNELKGSFVDNTTREGFLLAMNISAFSFVDVAKRASKLMPNGGSLITMTYLGSERTIPNYNTMGVAKAALEASTRYIARDLGPKGIRANAISAGAMRTLALAGIAGGRGMIAQGRAFSAMKEDTSMEGVAGCALWLASDLGKSTTGEVVHVDAGFHMMGMPDAEEA; translated from the coding sequence ATGGCCGACGATTACGCGTTCCCCAAGGGCGAGCTGATGCGGGGCAAGAAGGGCCTCGTCATGGGCGTGGCCAACCACAACTCGATCGCCTGGGGCATCGCCAGCCAATTGGCCGCCCAGGGCGCCGAGATGGCCTTCACCTATCAGGGCGAAGAACTGGAGCGCCGCGTGCGGCCGCTGGCCGAGAGCATCGGCGTCAAGACGCTCATCCCGGCCGACGTCACCGACGACGCCTCGATGGACGCCGCCTTCGCCAAGATCGAGGAGGTGTTCGGCACGATCGACTTCGTCGTCCACTCGGTGGCCTTCGCCAACAAGAACGAGCTGAAGGGCTCGTTCGTGGACAACACGACCCGCGAGGGCTTCCTGCTGGCCATGAACATCTCGGCCTTCAGCTTCGTGGACGTGGCCAAGCGCGCCTCCAAGCTGATGCCGAACGGCGGCTCGCTGATCACCATGACCTATCTGGGGTCGGAGCGGACCATCCCGAACTACAACACTATGGGCGTGGCCAAGGCGGCGCTGGAAGCCTCGACCCGCTACATCGCCCGCGACCTGGGCCCCAAGGGCATCCGCGCCAACGCCATCTCGGCCGGCGCCATGCGCACCCTGGCCCTGGCGGGCATCGCCGGCGGCCGAGGCATGATCGCCCAGGGCCGCGCGTTCTCGGCGATGAAGGAAGACACCTCGATGGAAGGCGTCGCCGGTTGCGCCCTGTGGCTGGCTTCGGACCTGGGCAAGTCGACCACGGGCGAGGTCGTCCACGTCGACGCCGGATTCCACATGATGGGCATGCCGGACGCCGAGGAGGCGTAA
- a CDS encoding TetR/AcrR family transcriptional regulator codes for MPRIPGQIDVAKTEAILDAAVEVIGQRGLAAPMEEIARRAGVSKQTVYNHYGSKAELMRALMNRRVESITASLREPGAVDNPTETLEAYARSMLETVVTNKSYSMMRVIMLGAGEMPDVAKEVFEAGPLSARRQLAAFLQTETELGRLKVEDFEQAAEFFSGMVMGHSQLRSLLRLPSEKTQEQYGRLAREAAERFMRAYAP; via the coding sequence ATGCCGCGCATTCCCGGACAGATCGACGTCGCCAAGACCGAAGCCATCCTCGACGCCGCCGTCGAGGTGATCGGCCAGCGCGGCCTGGCCGCCCCGATGGAGGAGATCGCCCGCCGCGCGGGGGTGTCCAAGCAGACGGTCTACAATCACTACGGCTCCAAGGCCGAACTGATGCGGGCCCTGATGAACCGCCGGGTTGAGAGCATCACCGCCTCGCTGCGCGAGCCCGGGGCGGTGGACAATCCGACCGAGACGCTGGAGGCCTACGCCCGCTCGATGCTGGAGACGGTGGTCACCAACAAGAGCTACTCGATGATGCGGGTGATCATGCTGGGCGCGGGCGAGATGCCCGACGTGGCCAAGGAGGTCTTCGAGGCCGGCCCGCTCAGCGCCCGCCGCCAACTGGCCGCCTTCCTGCAGACCGAGACCGAGCTGGGCCGGCTGAAGGTCGAGGATTTCGAGCAGGCCGCCGAGTTCTTCTCGGGCATGGTCATGGGCCACAGCCAGCTGCGGTCCCTGCTGCGCCTACCGTCCGAAAAGACCCAGGAACAGTACGGCCGCCTCGCGAGGGAGGCGGCCGAAAGGTTCATGAGGGCCTACGCCCCTTAG